ATGCGTAAGAAGAAAATGAGGAAGAATCTACTTTATATTGCAATTATGATTGGTACAGTCATTCTTAGTGCAGCTGTGACAGTACTCGCGAACTCAATATAGAATAATATTGCTTATATAAATCATTTCGTTTTTCTTTTTCTTTTTCCTTCAACTATTAACTACTAGAAACAAAACTAGCATTAGTTTTTTCAATCGGCGTTTAGCCGATTTTTTTTGACTCATTGCAAAAATCCATTCTATATTGGCTGCGATTCAATGGTGCCAGGCACCTTGAACTTTTACAAATACTTTGCCAAGTAATATATAACATACACCCAGCTTAACAGTCCGTGGAGGATTGCCCAAGTCGATGTTACACTTGTTAAATCCTAACCTTAATAAATAAAGGTGTAAGTGCCTGTAGAACTTTATCTACTTGTTTTGATTTATGTAATCCTGTTTTGCACCAAATGGCAAAATGCTCACAGTTATTAATGGCAAGATTGTATTTGTTTTCACCCAATTTAGATTTAGCCCTTTGTACGGTTTCTTCAGGTGAGTACGCTACTAACAAGTTTTTCGTAAAGATAGATTTATTCTCCTTGGCTTCACAATCAAACACAAAATATGATTTGCTTTGCAGGAGAAATCTTGTCATACTATCCTCACGAATCTCCATTTTACTAAAACTCTTAAAATCAAAATCTGAAGTTGGTCCCGCAAAGTGAATGACTCTATCATTCCCAATATAAATACCAAAGTGACGATAGAGACCTCTATCCACTCCTATAATATCCCCATATTCTGCTGAGGTTTTCTGTACAGTTTCTTTTTTAGCAAAAACAACCTTAGCTCTATCCTTAATAGGGGAACCTTTAAACTCCTCTAAACCAAGTAAGGCATTGAATTGGTCTTCTTTTTCTTCCAATTTCCTGAATCTTCTTTGCATTCTTCTATCCATTAGATCTACTTTATCTTCCAACTTCATAAGGAAATCTTCAACTATAACATCAGTCATTTTATCTTTTAGTTTCTCAAATATCGACATCTGAATATCCTCCAAAAATTTAACTTGTGGTAACTATTCTATTTTTTGTTATCCAACCAACAATTAGGAGATAACTCCAACTTACCCTTATTTTACCACATTCACAAATCTTGTCTTCTACTATTAAATACCCCATTGGAACAATAAAAAAGATCATCCTCTTAAGCTTCTTTTTATAGTACATTACTAAACCTAATCGCAAAATAGCTTTTCAAAGACACATAGAGGTGCTGGTACAACCATGCTAATCCCTAGGATTTCCCAACAAATAACGATAAAATTCTACCCAATCAAACGTTTGATTAAAAGTGTTGCAAACCCTTTTTAAAAACGAACTTTAGCCTCATTTCAAGAATATTTCTTGTCGAGGAAAAGCTCCATTTTCTATTAGAATACTTCAAAAATCACCAATAAAATTAGCTTTCTATTATTAACGACGGGTTCTTACAAAATGGCATGGTAATCAAACGGTTGTGTAAATATGCTATAAACTCACGTTATATAAGGTCTTGTCTCTAATTCCATGTAAAATATTTGTCAGTAAATAGCGTAGATTTCATGGATGATCTGACCAAATCCACTGAACGCAACTGTTTCCCCTTAAAACTGCATACTTTGACAACATCCTGTTTTTTCTATTCACACAAACGATTGATTAAATAGTGATTATCCCTTTTAAAGACAAGCATTCTGACTAATGCCCTAGGAAAAATAGTTCGAAATATGTTCTAACTATTAAATCCTTTGTGGTGCCTGGCACCTTGCTCTTCTTGTCTGGGTAAAAAAAAGAGACTAAAAGAAGTCTCTCTGTTCAATGGTGTTCAATGGGGACGGTTCTCCTGCATTTTATATTTTAAAAGATGACCGCAAGAACCGTCCCCATGGTCCTCCCAAAATTAATTTATCATGATCTCTTTAGACCATTTAAAAGCATCATTGTATGTAGTTAGTGCAAAGGTATCCTCAATTTTCAATCTCTCACACCAATCATCAAAGTCTTGCCAATCCCCTTTTTCAATCGATATAGACAAATTTAATATTTCGTTAAGCTGATTTGATTTCCCTTTAAGAGCCTCACAAATGTTTGCTGCCAGTGGCATTAGCTTCAAAATGTGATCCATGTCTATTTCGAGCAACATATCCATAAGGGAAAACATACCCGTTAAAAAATAGGAGGACGATTCCTTTTGTTGAAATTTATCTATAGCAATGGATTCACACATTTTTGCTCTAGTAAGACTTTTAATTAAAATTTCTCTCGTCCATTCGCTATTATCACTAACATTTCCCCTCATCGACAGTAGATATAACCATTTTTTTAGTTCCTTCAATCCTAGACGAACGACCGCTTGCTTGATGGAGTTTATTTTATGGATACCCCGAAATGCTGGGGAATTAACCAGTTTTAGTAGTTTATAGGATAACGATAAATCTTGTTTAATTAACCATGTTATTTCATTTAGATCCGGGTCATCACTAGAAAGAAGCTGGATAATTGGAAAATAGTTTTGAAGGTACTCTGGAACATCCCGAGTAGAAACGATAGCAGGCTTAGAAAAAAGGTAGCCTTGAAAATAGACATAACCCTT
This Neobacillus sp. YX16 DNA region includes the following protein-coding sequences:
- a CDS encoding lecithin retinol acyltransferase family protein is translated as MSIFEKLKDKMTDVIVEDFLMKLEDKVDLMDRRMQRRFRKLEEKEDQFNALLGLEEFKGSPIKDRAKVVFAKKETVQKTSAEYGDIIGVDRGLYRHFGIYIGNDRVIHFAGPTSDFDFKSFSKMEIREDSMTRFLLQSKSYFVFDCEAKENKSIFTKNLLVAYSPEETVQRAKSKLGENKYNLAINNCEHFAIWCKTGLHKSKQVDKVLQALTPLFIKVRI
- a CDS encoding HDOD domain-containing protein produces the protein MEVFVARQPILTRKKEIIAYELLYRNSQNNSFPDINGDMATTDLIINSYLNIGMNELSDGKPCFINFTEKLLQSGVPTFFKPDEIVVEILETVEIGIELVNICKELKSKGYQIALDDFILNKNNKHFFSLIKYIDIIKVDFRNTTDDIRRLIENVSLKYNIKLLAEKIETIEEFESAVGKGYVYFQGYLFSKPAIVSTRDVPEYLQNYFPIIQLLSSDDPDLNEITWLIKQDLSLSYKLLKLVNSPAFRGIHKINSIKQAVVRLGLKELKKWLYLLSMRGNVSDNSEWTREILIKSLTRAKMCESIAIDKFQQKESSSYFLTGMFSLMDMLLEIDMDHILKLMPLAANICEALKGKSNQLNEILNLSISIEKGDWQDFDDWCERLKIEDTFALTTYNDAFKWSKEIMIN